A genomic segment from Deinococcus sp. YIM 77859 encodes:
- a CDS encoding O-antigen ligase: MSSPPAAAPACSPPKWVPWLIAFVPIFPPLYLAALGCLGQLRTLPLTARYILFFFASTQLVAALFTPRPLLSLALAAARTLLILAMIAAGVYLRESRNLRPLLWGQLLIFVTAWGYTLTTQGFAGVQARLGHPYYYIVSLGLVAVVALWLIVFWRGGRLWWRLPAGGLALATFLAAGSRGPLLALGVGSLAALAFAGKQRRWWVLLPGVLVLVLAGAASTLKLPLKPVERLLNDQTTGREYVWRDAVLGWQTSPLGGVGPYQGGPYLTYLFKDGCQLTPTLQRNDIQCPESLSRWSSVWLIAHNAWLHWLLESGVIGLVGLITVMGYALWQTTLTRDPFTISVLFGFTAMNVVDVVIALPSQHFAELWWVGVGSSLCSARLATQGPA, translated from the coding sequence GTGAGTTCCCCCCCGGCTGCCGCCCCCGCTTGTTCTCCACCGAAGTGGGTTCCCTGGCTGATCGCGTTCGTTCCCATCTTTCCACCGCTGTACCTGGCCGCCCTGGGCTGTCTGGGGCAGTTGCGCACGCTGCCGCTCACCGCCCGCTACATTCTGTTCTTCTTTGCCAGCACCCAACTGGTCGCGGCCCTCTTCACGCCGCGGCCCCTGCTCTCGCTCGCGCTGGCGGCGGCCCGCACGCTGCTGATCCTCGCCATGATCGCTGCCGGAGTGTACCTGCGGGAGAGCCGAAACCTCAGGCCCCTGCTGTGGGGCCAACTGCTGATCTTTGTGACGGCCTGGGGCTACACGCTGACCACACAAGGCTTTGCGGGCGTGCAGGCGCGGCTGGGCCATCCCTACTACTACATCGTGTCGCTGGGGCTGGTGGCGGTGGTGGCCCTGTGGCTCATCGTGTTCTGGCGGGGCGGACGGCTGTGGTGGCGCCTGCCCGCCGGAGGTCTTGCCCTCGCCACCTTTCTGGCGGCCGGAAGCCGGGGGCCGCTGCTCGCACTGGGGGTAGGAAGCCTGGCGGCCCTCGCCTTTGCCGGGAAACAGCGGCGCTGGTGGGTGCTCCTCCCGGGCGTGCTGGTCCTCGTTCTCGCCGGGGCGGCCAGCACGCTGAAGTTGCCGCTGAAACCGGTCGAGCGGCTCCTCAATGACCAGACCACTGGGCGCGAGTACGTCTGGAGGGACGCCGTGCTGGGCTGGCAGACTTCTCCCCTTGGAGGTGTCGGTCCCTACCAGGGGGGCCCCTATCTGACCTACCTCTTCAAGGATGGCTGTCAGCTCACCCCCACCCTCCAGCGCAATGACATTCAGTGCCCGGAAAGCCTAAGCCGCTGGTCCAGCGTGTGGCTGATCGCCCACAACGCCTGGCTCCACTGGCTGCTAGAAAGCGGCGTGATTGGGCTGGTGGGGCTGATCACTGTAATGGGCTATGCCCTATGGCAGACCACCCTCACCCGTGACCCCTTTACGATCAGCGTCCTGTTCGGCTTTACTGCCATGAATGTGGTGGATGTCGTGATTGCCCTGCCCAGTCAGCACTTCGCGGAGTTGTGGTGGGTGGGTGTGGGGAGCAGTCTCTGTTCTGCCCGCCTCGCCACACAGGGGCCAGCATGA
- a CDS encoding glycosyltransferase family 4 protein, protein MKLTIVHEWLVTSAGAETVLEGMLRVFPDADIHTLVYAPEVFKGTLIGSKRVIPSLIDSLPRGRTNYRSYLPIMPYTIEQFDLTDYDVILSSSYAVSKGVLVNAEQLHVSYVHSPIRYAWDLYQQYLREANLTKGVKATLAKIVLHYIRLWDAVAANRVDVFVANSEYVARRIWRTYRRPARVLYPPVAINRFDPTQPREEFYFTMSRFVPYKKLDLIVKTFRRLGKPLVVIGDGPDFAKVKALAGPSVQLLGRQPDEVVAEYMNRCKAFVFAADEDFGIVPVEAQAAGAPVIAYGKGGSLETVIPGKTGVLFGQQNVESLSRAVELFESQAHAFDPQVIRANAERFSPERFERELREIVQVAYAARLQGEDPEQAVMRLVPGESLAT, encoded by the coding sequence ATGAAACTCACAATTGTGCATGAATGGTTGGTTACTTCGGCGGGAGCCGAAACGGTGCTGGAAGGTATGTTACGCGTCTTCCCTGATGCTGACATTCATACACTCGTTTATGCCCCAGAGGTCTTCAAGGGGACGCTCATCGGTAGCAAGAGGGTCATTCCCTCACTGATCGATTCTCTACCTAGGGGGAGGACGAACTACCGCTCCTATCTCCCCATCATGCCCTATACAATCGAGCAGTTTGATCTGACAGATTACGACGTGATCCTTTCAAGTAGTTACGCGGTCTCTAAGGGTGTGTTGGTCAACGCTGAACAGTTGCACGTCAGTTATGTCCATTCCCCCATTCGGTACGCCTGGGACCTTTACCAGCAGTATTTGCGTGAGGCGAACCTGACCAAGGGTGTCAAGGCGACCCTGGCGAAGATTGTTCTGCACTACATTCGTCTCTGGGATGCGGTGGCCGCCAACCGTGTAGATGTGTTCGTAGCCAATAGCGAGTACGTGGCGCGGCGCATCTGGCGTACTTACCGGCGGCCTGCCCGTGTGCTCTATCCCCCGGTGGCGATCAACCGCTTCGACCCGACCCAGCCGCGTGAGGAGTTCTACTTCACCATGTCGCGGTTTGTGCCCTACAAGAAACTGGACCTGATCGTCAAGACCTTCCGCCGTCTAGGAAAGCCACTGGTTGTGATTGGGGACGGGCCGGACTTCGCTAAGGTCAAGGCGCTGGCAGGCCCCAGCGTGCAGTTGCTGGGGCGACAGCCCGACGAGGTGGTCGCGGAGTACATGAATCGCTGCAAGGCCTTTGTCTTTGCTGCCGATGAGGATTTCGGCATCGTGCCCGTAGAAGCCCAGGCGGCTGGAGCACCCGTCATTGCCTATGGCAAGGGGGGAAGCTTAGAAACCGTCATTCCCGGCAAGACAGGGGTGCTGTTCGGACAGCAGAATGTGGAGAGCCTGAGCCGGGCGGTGGAATTGTTCGAGTCGCAGGCGCATGCCTTCGATCCCCAGGTCATTCGGGCCAACGCAGAACGCTTCTCTCCGGAACGCTTCGAACGCGAACTCCGCGAAATTGTCCAGGTGGCCTATGCTGCCCGGCTCCAGGGTGAGGACCCTGAACAGGCCGTGATGCGCCTAGTTCCGGGAGAGTCTCTGGCAACCTAA
- a CDS encoding glycosyltransferase family 4 protein, with amino-acid sequence MRVLLVARPDAETKPGGDVIQVVNTYKALLGAGVCARLGPANAENVQWSDLVHIFGIQEPEVANRAFALGKRFNKKIVVSPIWWELSHAQMAGQLARMSVPISPFWALARPLAKEAVKILKAGELSSLRRILQEADLLLPNSEEEMLYVRRDFGEKLSPYRVILNAVDTKIFKFSEIGDGVVCFARLEPTKNQMNLIKAVSQIDGLKLTLVGRDGPFPGYADSVRKAADKFGYTVVSHVSQSEMPSIMRRHSIHALPSFRESPGLSSLEALACGLNLVVASPPFCPVETYFGEWLGKRVEICTPYRVDSIKNALVRSIYNVRRDPFELPHRFTWESVGIETKKAYESLL; translated from the coding sequence ATGAGGGTACTGCTCGTTGCGCGACCCGATGCGGAGACGAAGCCAGGTGGTGATGTCATTCAGGTTGTGAACACATACAAAGCACTGCTTGGCGCTGGCGTGTGTGCCCGTCTCGGTCCTGCCAATGCCGAAAACGTTCAGTGGTCGGATCTCGTTCATATCTTCGGTATCCAGGAGCCGGAGGTGGCGAATAGGGCTTTCGCGCTCGGGAAACGTTTTAACAAAAAAATAGTGGTATCGCCAATCTGGTGGGAGCTGTCACATGCACAGATGGCCGGTCAACTCGCCAGGATGAGCGTGCCTATCTCTCCTTTCTGGGCCCTGGCAAGACCTCTAGCAAAGGAGGCCGTAAAGATCCTCAAGGCTGGAGAGTTGAGTAGCCTTCGTAGAATTTTACAGGAAGCAGATTTGCTCTTGCCGAACTCTGAAGAAGAGATGTTGTACGTTCGGCGTGATTTTGGAGAGAAGCTCTCACCATACCGAGTGATTCTAAATGCCGTGGATACCAAGATTTTTAAATTTTCCGAGATCGGAGATGGAGTGGTTTGCTTCGCTAGGCTTGAACCGACGAAGAATCAGATGAATCTGATCAAGGCCGTTTCTCAGATAGATGGTCTCAAGTTGACCCTAGTCGGTAGAGATGGCCCTTTTCCTGGATACGCCGACTCCGTAAGAAAGGCGGCGGATAAATTTGGCTATACTGTCGTAAGTCATGTCAGTCAGTCGGAAATGCCCTCTATCATGAGGCGTCATTCAATTCACGCCCTACCCTCATTCCGTGAGTCACCTGGATTGAGTAGCCTGGAAGCTCTGGCATGTGGCTTAAATCTGGTTGTGGCATCTCCTCCTTTCTGTCCAGTGGAAACATACTTTGGTGAGTGGTTGGGCAAAAGGGTAGAAATATGTACTCCCTACAGAGTAGATAGCATCAAAAACGCTCTTGTGAGGAGTATCTATAACGTAAGGCGCGATCCATTCGAGTTGCCGCACCGATTTACCTGGGAAAGTGTTGGTATAGAAACGAAAAAGGCTTACGAATCCTTGTTATGA
- a CDS encoding oligosaccharide flippase family protein, whose product MAGLGNFAADYKSSLWRKGCLLRSFLSGRIIQNTGALYLVQISGYIAPLLILPYLARVLGTSSYGQFATLQAIVAYGLVLTDYGFLLSGTRKIASLRETGDHIGGVYKNITAARLLLACTAFAAMMAIAEFMPHVKLNLTLISAILVIVVSNALTPLWFFQGLQRMSIIGIVVLFSRIFSVLLTYVLVRSSADMALALWSQSLGTALACLFCLWYAARLLSVLDAQNYRVTWKGIREELLDGWHIFQSMFFSALLTNTGVLILGLYAAPSVVGGYAVVERVGKGVASLLTPFTQAIYPRISAAFARSTVEGLRMVGTWAKRLAFPTLGLVFMLILIHYSGTIGIVFGSEYQVYSDALLILIPWILLGVVNNFLGIQIMTNIGEQAWYSKAFTVSALVSIAISFMFSGIYSYRAIAAALVLGETSLTLLLIYRLRTVFLAKKEGYKI is encoded by the coding sequence GTGGCTGGACTTGGTAATTTTGCTGCAGACTATAAAAGTAGTCTTTGGCGGAAAGGGTGCCTATTGAGAAGCTTCCTCTCTGGGCGAATCATTCAAAACACGGGTGCGCTGTACTTGGTTCAGATTTCTGGATACATAGCACCCCTGCTGATATTGCCTTATCTCGCCAGGGTACTTGGAACCTCTTCCTATGGGCAGTTTGCTACTTTGCAGGCCATCGTTGCATATGGACTAGTGCTTACAGACTACGGCTTTTTGCTGTCGGGAACCCGAAAGATAGCATCACTGCGCGAGACCGGTGATCATATTGGTGGAGTCTACAAGAATATAACGGCAGCTCGATTGCTGCTCGCTTGTACGGCATTCGCTGCTATGATGGCGATAGCAGAATTCATGCCTCATGTAAAATTGAACCTCACATTGATATCTGCCATCTTAGTTATAGTGGTTAGTAATGCATTGACGCCTCTCTGGTTTTTTCAGGGTCTCCAAAGGATGTCTATAATAGGTATCGTTGTGCTGTTCTCGAGAATCTTCAGTGTTCTCCTAACTTACGTTCTGGTGCGCTCCTCTGCTGATATGGCTCTAGCTTTGTGGTCGCAGAGTCTTGGAACTGCGCTCGCCTGTCTGTTCTGTCTGTGGTATGCGGCGCGTCTTTTGTCGGTGTTAGATGCTCAGAACTATCGTGTGACGTGGAAAGGGATCAGGGAAGAGTTACTCGACGGCTGGCACATCTTCCAGTCGATGTTTTTCAGCGCGTTACTGACCAATACAGGTGTACTTATCTTGGGATTGTATGCAGCTCCGAGTGTGGTTGGAGGATACGCTGTGGTCGAGAGGGTAGGTAAGGGAGTTGCCAGCCTGCTGACCCCTTTCACTCAAGCAATTTATCCACGCATAAGCGCGGCATTCGCTAGATCGACTGTGGAGGGTCTCAGGATGGTTGGGACCTGGGCCAAGCGGCTCGCCTTTCCTACACTGGGTCTCGTTTTCATGCTGATTTTAATCCACTACTCTGGTACTATAGGTATAGTTTTTGGCAGCGAATATCAAGTATACTCGGATGCGCTGCTTATATTGATACCCTGGATTCTTTTGGGTGTGGTCAATAATTTTCTTGGGATACAAATTATGACCAATATCGGAGAACAGGCATGGTACTCAAAAGCCTTCACTGTAAGTGCGTTGGTATCAATTGCGATCTCATTTATGTTTTCAGGCATTTATTCTTACAGGGCCATTGCTGCTGCTCTGGTTTTAGGAGAGACATCTCTAACTTTGCTTCTTATCTATAGACTAAGAACAGTCTTTTTAGCAAAAAAGGAGGGATATAAGATATGA
- the wbaP gene encoding undecaprenyl-phosphate galactose phosphotransferase WbaP has protein sequence MGLRVSAGGVSPTQAGSRAAPVRLAGLPQAICLLLADVLSALLAQALAALILTATGRPTLPLESTLIWVGLWVLWRAYQGLYPGYGRSPQTELRLHTTGTLQVAVGQLAAALAISRFAPTVSGVVLLWALILVLSLLLRYAVRALLIQMGHFGRPISVIGAGHTAALAIAHLRSHCAYGLNPVAAYDDNPALHGTTLHGVPVLGPIELALTQPLTEQALISIPGARAETQRRLVNSVYAVFPITWVIPDLFGVPNQALVPHNIGSVASLEIRNNLRSVQARFVKRVMDFFLSLLGLLLIAPVLLIVAILVRLDSPGPILYKAPRLGRNGVPFSCYKFRSMYLNAEERLQHMLSEDPCLRAEYETYHKLKDDPRVTRVGRLLRKFSLDELPQIFNVLKGEMSLVGPRPYLPREQEKIGTMLYLIVQVRPGMTGYWQVSGRNSSTFEERLDMDRFYITNWTPWLDLVILLQTIKVVFGGKGAY, from the coding sequence ATGGGCCTGCGCGTGTCAGCAGGAGGAGTATCCCCAACTCAGGCGGGAAGCCGGGCCGCTCCGGTTCGTCTTGCCGGACTGCCCCAGGCCATCTGCCTGCTGCTGGCTGACGTCCTGAGCGCGCTGCTCGCCCAGGCCCTCGCCGCCCTGATCCTGACCGCGACCGGTCGTCCCACTCTGCCCCTAGAAAGCACCCTCATCTGGGTTGGGCTCTGGGTCCTGTGGCGGGCCTATCAGGGCCTTTACCCCGGCTACGGCCGCTCGCCACAGACCGAGCTGCGGCTGCATACCACAGGTACCCTTCAAGTGGCGGTGGGACAACTGGCGGCTGCCCTTGCCATTAGCCGGTTTGCTCCCACCGTCAGTGGCGTGGTGCTCCTGTGGGCCCTCATCCTGGTCCTGTCCCTGCTGCTGCGGTACGCCGTACGTGCTCTGTTGATCCAGATGGGGCACTTTGGGCGGCCCATCAGTGTCATAGGGGCCGGGCACACCGCAGCTCTGGCGATCGCCCACCTCCGTTCCCACTGCGCCTACGGCCTCAACCCGGTGGCTGCCTACGACGACAACCCAGCCCTGCACGGCACCACGCTGCACGGCGTTCCGGTGCTCGGGCCGATCGAGTTGGCGCTCACACAGCCTCTCACGGAGCAGGCCCTGATCTCGATCCCCGGTGCCCGAGCGGAGACGCAGCGCCGTCTGGTCAACAGCGTCTATGCTGTTTTTCCCATCACCTGGGTGATCCCTGATCTCTTCGGTGTGCCCAATCAGGCCCTTGTGCCGCACAACATCGGCAGTGTGGCCAGCCTGGAGATTCGGAATAATCTCAGAAGTGTGCAGGCGCGCTTCGTGAAGCGAGTGATGGACTTTTTCCTGAGTCTACTTGGATTGCTGCTCATTGCGCCCGTTCTGCTGATCGTTGCTATTCTAGTCCGGCTTGATAGTCCTGGTCCAATTCTGTATAAGGCACCTCGACTCGGAAGAAATGGGGTGCCGTTTAGCTGTTACAAATTTCGGAGCATGTATCTGAATGCTGAAGAGCGGCTCCAGCATATGCTGTCCGAGGACCCATGCCTACGAGCAGAGTATGAAACTTATCACAAACTGAAAGATGACCCTCGCGTGACTCGAGTGGGCCGCCTTCTCAGGAAATTCAGTTTGGATGAGCTGCCACAGATTTTCAATGTCTTGAAGGGAGAGATGAGCCTAGTAGGTCCGCGCCCCTACCTCCCCCGTGAGCAGGAGAAGATAGGCACGATGCTCTATCTCATCGTTCAGGTGAGACCTGGAATGACGGGATACTGGCAGGTTTCAGGACGAAATTCTAGCACCTTCGAAGAGCGACTCGATATGGACCGCTTCTATATCACGAACTGGACACCGTGGCTGGACTTGGTAATTTTGCTGCAGACTATAAAAGTAGTCTTTGGCGGAAAGGGTGCCTATTGA
- a CDS encoding tyrosine-protein kinase domain-containing protein: MTAYRPPEPATPDLPRQDPENEIDLVTLWQGVRRRLPVILLTAVVLSLAVYLWSRAQPPVYEASSSLITAGSGNVGSLRDTLITAPPLPEGALQEALQGPLVLGEVIRRVRAEPQLTPEVRAEIAADLQKELRERRVKTVTLQSRLDPGGNGIYTVTAQGPTAQAATLLTDITTDALLNWDRGRALQGVQRAQNSLRAQLAEIDRQLAGDDLNPLERQTLIAARATAQRNLAQATIQAEGISGFLERVAPAVPPLEPVAPRPLRNAVLTGLLVLLLGAGIAALQTVLDRTVRTEDDLLTFGLPTLGVIPRLRKRDIIFSGIVRAARQAGLYEAVGFLRVNLLTRLGTRSGQCVMISSTVPGEGKSSVTATLADGLATSGQRVLIVDADLRRGTQQDVWDKYEREHTWHQLSGSGGARTFQDALRDPGNVQVMEAEPNVHVLPAGPGVHDTLGLLNRSDLGDLLRRWSRGYDVVLVDSPPLLALPDGLIVGKHMDAVLLVTEQGKTTLQAVRQALRRARSAGVPVLGFILNKVNVSAQEARSYGYGYSYTPRVKEVR; encoded by the coding sequence GTGACCGCCTACCGTCCTCCCGAGCCCGCCACTCCCGACCTGCCCCGTCAGGACCCCGAAAACGAAATCGATCTGGTCACCCTCTGGCAGGGGGTGCGGCGGCGTCTCCCGGTCATTCTCCTGACGGCGGTTGTCCTGTCGCTGGCCGTCTACCTCTGGTCCCGTGCTCAGCCACCGGTGTATGAAGCCTCCTCCAGCCTGATCACGGCAGGAAGCGGAAATGTGGGCTCTTTGCGGGATACCCTGATCACCGCGCCGCCCCTCCCTGAGGGGGCACTGCAAGAGGCGCTCCAGGGACCTCTGGTGCTGGGCGAGGTGATTCGCCGTGTTCGTGCCGAACCTCAGCTGACCCCCGAGGTGCGGGCTGAGATCGCCGCTGACCTCCAGAAAGAGCTGCGAGAACGCCGGGTGAAAACCGTGACGTTACAGTCTCGCCTGGATCCAGGTGGCAACGGCATCTATACGGTGACCGCCCAGGGACCAACCGCGCAGGCCGCGACCCTCCTGACCGACATCACGACGGACGCGCTGCTGAATTGGGACCGGGGACGTGCCCTGCAAGGCGTGCAGCGGGCACAGAACAGCCTGCGTGCCCAGCTCGCCGAGATTGACCGGCAGCTTGCCGGAGACGACTTAAATCCTCTGGAACGGCAGACGCTGATCGCTGCCCGTGCCACTGCCCAGCGCAACCTGGCTCAGGCGACCATCCAGGCCGAGGGCATCAGCGGTTTCCTAGAACGCGTCGCGCCCGCTGTGCCGCCGCTGGAGCCTGTCGCGCCTCGGCCACTGCGGAATGCCGTACTGACGGGCCTGCTGGTGCTTCTGCTGGGGGCGGGCATTGCCGCCCTGCAAACGGTGCTGGACCGTACAGTTCGTACAGAGGACGATCTGTTGACCTTTGGTCTGCCCACGCTGGGTGTGATTCCCCGCCTGCGCAAACGTGACATCATCTTTAGCGGAATCGTGCGCGCTGCTCGGCAGGCTGGGTTATATGAGGCGGTGGGCTTCTTGCGAGTCAACCTGCTGACCCGGCTGGGTACGCGCTCCGGTCAGTGTGTGATGATTTCCTCCACTGTCCCGGGTGAAGGCAAAAGCAGTGTCACGGCTACCCTCGCGGACGGCTTGGCGACCAGTGGGCAGCGAGTGCTGATCGTTGACGCCGATCTACGCCGCGGCACGCAGCAGGACGTTTGGGACAAGTACGAACGCGAGCACACCTGGCACCAGCTCAGCGGCAGCGGTGGGGCGCGTACTTTCCAGGACGCGCTGCGCGACCCGGGAAATGTGCAGGTGATGGAAGCGGAGCCGAACGTGCATGTCCTTCCCGCCGGACCTGGAGTGCACGACACGCTGGGGCTTCTCAACCGCTCTGATCTGGGTGACCTGCTGCGCCGCTGGAGTCGGGGCTATGACGTGGTACTGGTCGATAGCCCGCCCCTGCTGGCCCTGCCTGACGGCCTTATCGTTGGCAAGCACATGGACGCGGTGTTGCTGGTGACGGAGCAGGGGAAAACCACCCTCCAGGCCGTGCGTCAGGCCCTACGGCGTGCGAGAAGTGCAGGGGTGCCCGTTTTGGGCTTTATCCTGAATAAGGTGAATGTGTCTGCTCAGGAGGCTCGCAGCTACGGTTACGGCTACAGCTACACCCCCCGAGTGAAGGAAGTGCGCTAG
- a CDS encoding mannose-1-phosphate guanylyltransferase yields MTPPLVPVILAGGSGERFWPLSRRHRPKQFLTLDETGRSLLQATSDRLASLSGGAEHVMVVTGGEYRAQVLEQLPEMPVENLIVEPVARDTAPAILYAALRVVQEAPDAIMGVFPADHRITDPVAFRRVVHRAAEVARLTGRLVTLGVTPTFPATGYGYIERGEQLLAGDLPAFAVARFTEKPDVDTARAFLADGGYSWNSGMFIWQVAAILAAFQQHQPEMYARLSAAVGRGRSAAGIREVFPELEKISIDYAILEKSDQVAVIPAEFGWDDLGDWNALERLLRGEGQNVAVGRHIGLDTDGAILYTTRGDDLIATIGLEDVVVVRTDEVTLVVRKDRTQDIKKVVQQLKAHPELERFA; encoded by the coding sequence ATGACGCCGCCCCTCGTTCCCGTGATTCTCGCGGGGGGCAGTGGAGAGCGGTTCTGGCCCCTCTCGCGCCGGCACCGCCCCAAACAGTTTCTGACCCTGGATGAGACCGGGCGCAGCCTGCTCCAGGCGACGAGTGACCGCCTGGCGAGCCTCAGCGGTGGGGCCGAACACGTGATGGTCGTGACCGGCGGGGAGTACCGCGCACAGGTGCTCGAGCAGCTTCCCGAGATGCCGGTCGAAAACCTGATTGTCGAGCCGGTCGCCCGCGACACCGCCCCGGCCATCCTGTACGCGGCGCTGCGGGTGGTACAGGAAGCTCCCGACGCGATCATGGGTGTCTTTCCTGCGGATCACCGCATCACTGATCCTGTGGCCTTCCGGCGGGTGGTTCACCGCGCCGCCGAGGTGGCCCGGCTCACCGGTCGGTTGGTCACCCTGGGCGTGACCCCCACCTTTCCGGCTACCGGCTACGGATACATCGAGCGGGGCGAGCAGCTGCTGGCGGGCGATCTTCCTGCCTTTGCTGTGGCCCGCTTCACCGAGAAGCCCGATGTGGATACCGCTCGTGCCTTTCTGGCGGACGGCGGCTACAGCTGGAATAGCGGGATGTTCATCTGGCAGGTGGCCGCCATTTTGGCCGCTTTTCAGCAGCATCAGCCGGAGATGTACGCTCGGCTCTCGGCGGCAGTGGGCCGGGGTCGCTCGGCGGCGGGCATTCGCGAGGTGTTCCCCGAGCTGGAGAAGATCAGTATTGACTACGCCATCCTCGAGAAATCCGACCAGGTGGCTGTGATCCCGGCGGAATTCGGCTGGGATGATCTCGGCGACTGGAACGCCCTGGAGCGGCTGCTGCGCGGCGAGGGTCAGAATGTCGCCGTGGGCCGTCACATTGGCCTGGACACGGACGGCGCCATCCTGTACACCACCCGTGGGGATGACCTGATCGCCACCATCGGTTTGGAAGATGTGGTGGTTGTCCGTACCGATGAGGTGACCCTGGTGGTCCGCAAGGACCGTACCCAGGACATCAAGAAAGTCGTCCAGCAGCTCAAGGCCCACCCCGAACTGGAGCGCTTCGCGTGA
- a CDS encoding glucose-1-phosphate thymidylyltransferase, which translates to MKAIIPAAGLGTRLRPLTYTRPKPVLPVAGAPIIVHALRTLLHAGIHEVAIIVSDATREEIAQTLELVPEARVTLINQHEQLGLGHAVLTARAWVGQNPFCVYLGDNLFEHGVSPFIERFQQDSPAAVIALVEVPDPTAFGVAQLEGERITRLVEKPKVPPSNLAVAGLYCFTPEVFDVLDGMPPSARGEYEITDAIQGLIERGRTVLGQRVCGWWKDTGRPADLLDANRLLLERITPDLQGEVADSQVTGRVVIPASARVTRSKIVGPVLLGEGVVIEDAYLGPFTSVGPGSVIRQAEVEHSVVDAEARIECLHTRLQDCLIGVRAQVRGGRTVPRTHKLILSDASTIELA; encoded by the coding sequence ATGAAAGCCATTATTCCTGCTGCGGGGCTGGGCACGCGGTTGCGTCCCCTCACCTACACGCGGCCCAAGCCTGTTCTCCCCGTAGCCGGCGCACCCATCATCGTCCACGCCTTGCGAACCTTGCTGCACGCCGGGATCCACGAGGTGGCCATCATCGTGTCGGACGCCACGCGCGAAGAGATTGCCCAGACACTTGAACTGGTGCCCGAAGCGCGCGTGACCCTTATCAACCAGCATGAACAGCTGGGGTTGGGACACGCCGTGCTGACCGCGCGGGCATGGGTGGGGCAAAACCCCTTTTGCGTCTATCTGGGTGACAACCTGTTCGAGCACGGCGTGTCGCCCTTTATCGAACGCTTTCAGCAGGACAGCCCCGCAGCGGTGATCGCCCTGGTCGAAGTGCCGGACCCCACGGCTTTTGGGGTGGCGCAACTGGAGGGCGAGCGCATCACGCGGCTGGTCGAAAAGCCCAAGGTGCCGCCCAGCAACCTGGCCGTCGCAGGCCTGTACTGCTTTACCCCCGAGGTCTTTGACGTGTTGGACGGAATGCCGCCCTCAGCGCGGGGCGAGTACGAGATCACCGACGCGATCCAGGGCCTGATCGAGCGTGGTCGGACGGTGTTGGGCCAGCGGGTGTGCGGCTGGTGGAAAGATACCGGTCGCCCCGCCGATCTGCTGGACGCCAACCGCCTGCTGCTGGAGCGCATCACGCCCGATCTACAGGGCGAAGTCGCTGACTCGCAGGTGACGGGCCGAGTGGTGATTCCCGCATCTGCCCGTGTGACGCGCAGCAAGATCGTAGGACCCGTGCTGCTGGGTGAGGGCGTGGTGATCGAGGACGCCTACCTCGGCCCCTTCACCAGCGTCGGGCCGGGCAGCGTGATTCGGCAGGCTGAGGTGGAACACAGCGTCGTGGACGCTGAAGCGCGTATCGAGTGCCTCCATACCCGCCTGCAAGATTGTCTGATTGGCGTGCGGGCCCAGGTGCGCGGTGGCCGTACAGTTCCGCGGACGCACAAGCTCATTCTGTCGGACGCCAGCACGATCGAGCTGGCCTGA
- a CDS encoding DUF177 domain-containing protein, with amino-acid sequence MTDAPRIHLGSLLRTSSDAHTTGELDHLTYEQGGQEQILRFARPAPFDVNVNSLGGNEMYLQGYFHPVVVMECARCLREVEVPLQLKLGTLLRYDPAVDAPFLEEAESGEEVLVFGDPDLDLSAYLAETALLAAPLSVLHAPDCKGLCQVCGHDLNEGPCEHSAQVPVEKIDDELGNPEGTVHARQNPFAALRDLKLPED; translated from the coding sequence ATGACCGACGCGCCCCGTATTCACTTGGGTTCGCTGCTGCGCACGTCCTCGGACGCCCACACCACCGGCGAACTCGATCACCTCACCTACGAACAGGGCGGCCAGGAACAGATCCTGCGCTTTGCTCGACCGGCGCCCTTTGACGTGAATGTCAATTCACTGGGGGGCAACGAGATGTACCTCCAGGGATACTTTCACCCGGTGGTGGTGATGGAATGTGCCCGCTGCCTGCGCGAGGTGGAGGTACCCCTTCAGCTTAAGCTGGGCACGCTGCTGCGTTATGACCCGGCGGTGGATGCCCCCTTCCTGGAGGAAGCCGAATCGGGCGAAGAGGTGCTTGTCTTCGGTGACCCGGACCTGGATCTCAGCGCGTACCTGGCGGAAACGGCGCTGCTGGCCGCCCCCCTCAGCGTGCTGCATGCCCCCGACTGCAAGGGCCTGTGCCAGGTGTGCGGTCACGACCTCAACGAAGGGCCCTGTGAGCACAGCGCCCAGGTCCCCGTCGAGAAGATCGACGACGAACTGGGCAACCCGGAAGGCACGGTGCACGCCCGGCAAAACCCCTTCGCCGCGCTGCGCGACCTGAAGCTCCCGGAGGATTGA